Proteins found in one Falco cherrug isolate bFalChe1 chromosome 18, bFalChe1.pri, whole genome shotgun sequence genomic segment:
- the GNRH1 gene encoding progonadoliberin-1, which yields MEKSRKIFVSVLLFVMSVEICLAQHWSYGLQPGGKRNAENLAESFQEIANEMEKLGEAQKTECPGSYQRSRFSDLREAMESLIEGEARRKNI from the exons ATGGAGAAGTCCAGGAAGATCTTTGTCAGTGTCCTCCTGTTCGTCATGTCTGTGGAAATCTGCTTGGCTCAACACTGGTCTTACGGCCTGCAaccaggaggaaaaaggaatgcCGAAAACCTGGCGGAGTCATTTCAAGAG ATTgcaaatgaaatggaaaaattaggGGAAGCGCAGAAGACTGAATGCCCAGGCTCGTACCAGCGTTCCAGGTTCAGTGATCTGAGGGAAGCCATG GAAAGTCTGATCGAAGGAGAAGCTAGACGAAAGAATATTTAA